A single region of the Paraburkholderia megapolitana genome encodes:
- a CDS encoding histidine phosphatase family protein yields the protein MSEPGTPAFELPSRRRIFLMRHGDVTYFDASGRAIEPDTVPLNDDGRMQATAAGRAFAEQQIRFDKVIVSGLPRTVETAQRVLAETGQKIELVVEPAWQEIRGGKLSSIPAGEIESAFLGAFDGIVDERTRFLGGETIGELFDRVLPPLAALREDTSWDTVLLVLHGGVNRAILSHALTAGGRTFFGHLAQATGCINALDVGAAPRDWVLRTINYAPPSPLHRDVRNTTLEMLYAQFIQYRRS from the coding sequence ATGAGCGAACCCGGCACGCCCGCTTTCGAACTACCGTCACGACGCCGCATTTTTCTGATGCGGCACGGCGACGTCACGTATTTCGACGCGTCGGGACGCGCAATCGAACCCGACACCGTACCGCTCAATGACGACGGCCGCATGCAGGCAACTGCTGCCGGCCGTGCGTTCGCCGAGCAGCAGATCCGCTTCGACAAGGTGATCGTGAGCGGCTTGCCGCGCACCGTCGAAACCGCACAGCGCGTACTCGCCGAAACCGGCCAGAAGATCGAACTCGTCGTCGAACCCGCGTGGCAGGAGATTCGCGGCGGCAAGCTCAGCAGCATTCCCGCCGGTGAAATCGAAAGCGCGTTTCTCGGCGCGTTCGACGGTATCGTCGATGAGCGCACCCGCTTTCTCGGCGGCGAGACGATCGGCGAACTGTTTGACCGCGTGCTACCGCCACTTGCCGCGCTACGAGAAGACACGTCGTGGGACACGGTGCTGCTGGTGCTGCACGGCGGCGTCAACCGCGCGATCCTGTCGCATGCGCTGACCGCGGGCGGTCGCACGTTCTTCGGTCATCTCGCGCAGGCGACCGGTTGTATCAATGCGCTTGACGTCGGCGCCGCGCCACGCGACTGGGTTCTGCGCACGATCAATTACGCACCGCCGTCGCCGTTGCATCGCGACGTCCGCAACACGACGCTGGAAATGCTTTACGCGCAATTCATTCAATACCGGCGTAGCTGA
- a CDS encoding phosphotransferase: MVQAAPNGGTNGGTPSQPDYSAFEGTRAVNERQRFDTDALSAWLAQHVDGFAGPLTLEQFAGGQSNPTFKLITPQRSYVMRAKPGPAAKLLPSAHAVEREYRVMHALADTDVPVAKMLALCEDESVIGRAFYVMEFVEGRVLWNQSLPGLTSDERGAIYDEMNRVIAALHSVDVTAIGLADYGKPGNYFARQIGRWSKQYQASETEPIDAMQRLIEWLPQHMPDDTDAHVSIVHGDYRLDNLIFHPHEPRVLAVLDWELSTLGDPLADFAYHCMAWHVDPAQFRGIAGLDWAALGIPDEAHYVERYCKRTGFEIRGDWNFYLAYNMFRIAAILQGIMKRVVDGTASSAQALDAGKRARPMAELAWHYAQKVR; this comes from the coding sequence ATGGTTCAAGCGGCCCCCAACGGTGGCACAAACGGTGGCACACCCAGCCAGCCGGATTACTCGGCCTTCGAAGGCACCCGTGCGGTCAACGAGCGACAGCGGTTCGACACCGACGCGCTGAGCGCGTGGCTCGCACAGCATGTCGACGGTTTTGCCGGACCGCTCACGCTCGAGCAGTTTGCAGGCGGCCAGTCGAATCCCACCTTCAAGCTGATCACGCCGCAACGCAGCTATGTGATGCGCGCGAAGCCCGGCCCCGCGGCGAAGCTGCTGCCGTCCGCGCATGCCGTCGAACGTGAATACCGCGTGATGCACGCGCTCGCCGACACCGACGTACCGGTCGCGAAGATGCTCGCGCTGTGCGAGGACGAAAGCGTGATCGGCCGCGCGTTCTATGTGATGGAGTTCGTCGAAGGTCGTGTGCTGTGGAATCAGTCGCTGCCGGGTCTGACCAGCGACGAACGCGGTGCCATCTACGACGAGATGAACCGCGTGATCGCGGCGCTGCATTCGGTCGATGTCACGGCGATCGGGCTGGCGGATTACGGCAAGCCGGGCAATTACTTCGCCCGGCAGATCGGTCGCTGGAGCAAACAGTATCAAGCGTCCGAAACCGAACCGATCGACGCGATGCAGCGCTTGATCGAATGGCTGCCGCAACACATGCCCGACGATACCGATGCACACGTGTCGATCGTCCATGGCGACTACCGGCTCGACAACCTGATCTTCCATCCGCATGAGCCGCGCGTGCTCGCCGTGCTCGACTGGGAACTGTCGACGCTCGGCGATCCGCTCGCCGACTTCGCGTATCACTGCATGGCGTGGCACGTCGATCCGGCGCAGTTTCGCGGCATCGCGGGGCTCGACTGGGCCGCGCTCGGCATTCCCGACGAAGCGCATTACGTCGAACGCTATTGCAAGCGCACGGGCTTCGAGATTCGCGGCGACTGGAATTTCTATCTCGCCTACAACATGTTCCGTATCGCGGCGATCCTGCAGGGGATCATGAAACGCGTCGTCGACGGTACCGCATCGAGCGCGCAGGCACTCGATGCCGGCAAGCGTGCGCGACCGATGGCGGAACTCGCGTGGCACTACGCGCAGAAAGTACGATAG
- a CDS encoding oxepin-CoA hydrolase, alternative type: MSAELLTSRPTLAGNDDSASTLVLTLSNPGARNALHPDMYAAGIEALDSAERDPSVRAIVVTGADRFFCAGGNLNRLLENRAKDPSVQAQSIDLLAEWIAALRASSKPVIAAVEGAAAGAGFSLALACDLIVAADDAKFVMSYARVGLTPDGGGSWFLSRALPRQLATEVLIEGKPIVATRLNALGVVNRLTKPGAALDAAIAWADELSGVSPHAIARIKTLIGAAGAQPLDAHLVAERDSFVESLHHGDALEGITAFLEKRPPVYK, encoded by the coding sequence ATGAGCGCCGAACTCCTCACCTCCCGTCCGACACTCGCCGGCAACGACGACAGCGCATCGACGCTCGTGCTCACGTTGTCGAACCCGGGCGCACGCAATGCGCTGCATCCCGACATGTACGCAGCCGGCATTGAAGCGCTCGATTCGGCGGAACGCGACCCATCGGTCCGGGCGATCGTCGTCACCGGTGCCGATCGCTTCTTCTGCGCGGGCGGCAACCTGAACCGGTTGCTCGAAAATCGCGCCAAGGATCCGTCGGTGCAGGCGCAAAGCATCGACCTGCTCGCCGAATGGATCGCGGCATTGCGCGCCTCGTCGAAGCCGGTGATCGCAGCGGTGGAAGGCGCGGCAGCGGGCGCGGGTTTCTCGCTCGCACTTGCCTGCGACCTGATCGTCGCCGCCGACGACGCAAAATTCGTGATGTCGTACGCGCGCGTGGGCCTGACACCCGACGGTGGCGGCTCGTGGTTTCTCTCGCGTGCGTTACCGCGCCAGCTCGCGACCGAAGTGCTGATCGAAGGCAAACCGATCGTTGCTACACGCCTTAACGCACTTGGCGTCGTGAACCGGCTGACGAAACCGGGCGCGGCGCTCGATGCAGCCATCGCATGGGCCGACGAACTGAGCGGCGTATCGCCGCACGCGATCGCGCGTATCAAGACGCTGATCGGCGCAGCCGGTGCGCAACCGCTCGACGCGCATCTCGTCGCCGAACGCGATAGCTTCGTCGAGTCGTTGCATCACGGCGATGCGCTCGAGGGCATCACCGCGTTCCTCGAAAAGCGGCCACCGGTATACAAATGA